TTTCCACGTTCACTTCTCCAGGACTTGGTTGGGACAATGTTGAATCGTTGAATCTTAATGGTTGGGACAGTGTTGAATATTAGTGAGATGGTCTTCCGTCCAATCGCCCATTGTAGTATTAAGTGCAATTCCACATTACCAATATTCCAAATAATAGTCACATGTTGGTCATTAGTGGCAGAATTATTATAAAGCCATGCCATTTTCTTCATTTTCTCAATAGGCCATGAGAAGATTGTGCTGTTACATTAAGATGATCCAAACCTTTCCTTAATCCATATACAGAGGGAACACATGGCAGAGAATTAGCGAGAAAAAACTCAGGGACGGCGTCCAGAGGCTGTGAGAAGAAACTCAGGATTGCTGTGCCACATAAACCTGGTTTCAAAgcttttgtgaatattactcatCCTAACACTGAGAGACAAAAGGTCACTGGATACAGCATTGATATCTTCAAAGCTGCTATGGAGATGCTACAGCCTAGTCCACAATATGAGTTCTATGCCTTCAATGGTTCTTATGATGAGCTAGTACGCAGTGTATCTCTAAAGGTGGGCCTTACTTCAACATGCTTAGTTCGCATCATTTTACAAGGCTGGATTTACAATGTTTAAATTTCTTAGTGCATTTGTTTTTGTTTCTTCTGTTCATTTCCTGTGGAATAAACAGGTGTTTGATGCAGCAGTTGGTGATGTGACCATAACCCCTGAACGAATCAGGGAGGCAGATTTTACAATGCCATATGCACAGTCTGGTTTGTCCTTGCTTATGCTCTCCGAGAATGACTCCAAAACAATCCAGTGGATATTTTTAGAGCCCCTAACAAAGGAACTTTGGTTCGCTACTGTGGGCGGCTTCTTGTTCACTGGCTTTGTTGTGTGGATGATTGAACTGCCCAAGAATCCTGAGTACCAAGGGTCAAGACTGAGACAATTCAGCACTGCTTCCTACTTTGCTTTCTCCACTTTGACGTTCTCCCATGGTCAGCACTTTGAGCTCAAACTTCTTTACAACATGTCAATATACGATGGTTTATAAGTGGTTTAATAGTTAGTTATCATAGTTGTAGGATGATCTCAAATAATGCCTCTCTGTTTGTACAGATCAAATAATTAGAAGCCCTCTGTCAAAAATTGTCGTTGTGATATGGTGCTTTGCGGTGCTGGTTGTAGTGCAGAGCTACACCGCAAACTTGTCATCAATGCTAACTGCAAAGAGGCTCCGGCCAATGGTGACTGATCTCAATCAGCTGTTACACAATGGTGACTATGTTGGATACCAGTATGGAGGATTTACTCGCTCCTTTTTGATAAAGCAAGGTTTTCCATTGAATAGGATAAAGGCCTACAGCAATCAAGAAGAATATGCTGAAGCTCTGAGGAAGGGGTCTAAGAATGGAGGGGTATCGGCTATTCTTGATGAGATTCCCTATTTGACTTATTTCCTCTCCAACCCTCAATACAAGAAAGAATTCCAGATGGTTAATCGCATGTACAAGACCCTTGGGCTTGGTTTCGTAAGTTGCTTGCATTAGTGCTTTGGTATATTCGATATTCTAAGAGCCATGCTTCTAATGCTGAGTAACCAAACTAACACCACGTTTTGTCTTCAGGCATTTCCCCTGAGCTCTCCACTGGTACATAATCTCTCGATCGCCATCTTGAGCCTAACAGGAGATTATGAGGGCCCACAAATTGAAGAGAGATGGCTTGGTCCAGCTGCACCATCTGTGGGTGACAGTCCGATCAGTGGTTTCACGGCACTCACTTTGCAAAGTTTCTCTGGTCTCTTCATTATCACTGGATGTATCTCAGCTCTCATGCTGCTCATAACCATTGTCAGATTGGCCTATGCAAAGTACAAAAGATCTAAAGGTTCTGAATTGCAAAATGCTGATGGATACGCTGGAAGTGTATGTCTTGGTGAGTCCGTTGAGCTACAAAATGACAGGGGAGATGGCTCTGTACCCGATCAACATCTACATGAAATCAGGGATAACAATTACCAAGATTCCAAGGAAGGCAATGGAAGTGCCGCTAATATAGAGGCTGGTCCAATGCAGAATGGCATGTACAACGGTCCAGTGCCTGCTGATTGTGTTCGGATCGAGATGGGAAGTACTGGCCAAGGTGTTGGCATATCCGTTTGGGCTTTTGATTTGGAACAGTGACGTGGGAGCAAATAACAgttcattatttatttatttatttgcagaTAGTCACTGAATCCCTGCAGAATTTCCTGCCATACTATCAGTCATAGTGATATTTAGATGTTTTAACTGCTGATGTTTTGAGTCATCAATTGAAGTTATTGTCATTTGATGGTCATTTAAGAAGAAATAGAGTTGGAACCAGAATGCCCCAAAATAATCAActctgctttttttgccaaaacaACCGCGTACAGTGGAGAAGACCTTACTCACAGCTGATTGGCTATCGTCCTGTTCCTCGAGCATACTCCTGGTTGTGGTGGTTGTCATGTCACAACAAATGTAAGGTCTTCTTTTGGCTACTTCTAGATGATCGGTTAAGTACCGGAGAGCTATTGAAGTAGAGGAATATGGTCCTCGATGACTATAACTGTATTATCTGCAATTGGGGACTGAAGAAAGTCTAGTGCATCTGTTTTTGGCCTCTCCTTTTGTGATTGCTTGTtggaggattttttttttaattttaacactttttgaaaacaaatttaaatctaacatcttcggttttttttttaaactaacacttttggccgcgcctatttccctggcgcggtcaaatgcctgtgccgcgcctggcgcagcagagggctgacgtggcggcgaccaggagCGCTGACCTCTGACGGGgtagggctctgccgcgccaccgatcttggcgcgtcATTGCTGCGCCCTgatgcatggcgcggcagagccgaatatagCTCCCACCGCGGCCTTCCTCTTCCCGTGCCCGAGCAGCCACAGCAGCACAGCCTGGCCACCGCCACGCCCGCCTCCGCCCGCGCCaggccgccgcgccacgaacgccggcagcCCGCCCTCCAcccggccctccattgccgcctccctcccctcccttccattccccggttgcctccctcctcgtcctcgtttaAGGTAATGAtgcacattttattttcgtttgtgGCTCCatggtggataggatattatgaatgaGAGTTAAGATTAGGAGAAAGATTATGtatgaaggaagatattagtttgattttgtcaatgttaaggttaattatttagttagaagtatatttatcatgtatttttttgttgctataattgtcggttatattattttagttgcattgcaaatgattatattttacattaatcttCGTAGTTTTTATTGatatttaatttgaaccgttgtattagatggaagacatgtttcgggagtagTTAtgacgaaaacggggtcgtcctagagaattgtaccacGACGCTTCTAGTAAAGATGCTCCCGTTCCTCCTGAACtacctgtccctaactgtgactgtgggcGTCCggtcgacgtgtttcaatcgagacatccggacacagcggctcgttgcttctacacatgcagtcgttttaatgtaagtaattgttttcatatgttttttttcttcatatgtattactaggttactaatattttgttggaattttgttatgtaggcccatgagaggtgctttttctttcagtggatcgacggtgcagacaagtttgaccccaggtacctccttttcgacaatTGGTGGAGGGGGTGaaatccacgagagcacttccagcggtgggttccacctccccctaacccccctccaatgacgggtAAGGAGAAACACTTAGCCGCGGtcagacgactcgaggaacctcctctgtttcattgcggagaccgagccgtgataaaccctaacaatacgttggagtttgtgtgtccaaacaagcatgaagtaagtgcaaattgtatttgttgaaatattgag
The nucleotide sequence above comes from Miscanthus floridulus cultivar M001 chromosome 18, ASM1932011v1, whole genome shotgun sequence. Encoded proteins:
- the LOC136521277 gene encoding glutamate receptor 2.8-like, with protein sequence MQGMEWWARRCRLTVALLILLAVAHPDVLAEAAAPPGTGGVVGVHMDPHLIGGASGDDDVVTHATAPHAEGTHGRELARKNSGTASRGCEKKLRIAVPHKPGFKAFVNITHPNTERQKVTGYSIDIFKAAMEMLQPSPQYEFYAFNGSYDELVRSVSLKVFDAAVGDVTITPERIREADFTMPYAQSGLSLLMLSENDSKTIQWIFLEPLTKELWFATVGGFLFTGFVVWMIELPKNPEYQGSRLRQFSTASYFAFSTLTFSHDQIIRSPLSKIVVVIWCFAVLVVVQSYTANLSSMLTAKRLRPMVTDLNQLLHNGDYVGYQYGGFTRSFLIKQGFPLNRIKAYSNQEEYAEALRKGSKNGGVSAILDEIPYLTYFLSNPQYKKEFQMVNRMYKTLGLGFAFPLSSPLVHNLSIAILSLTGDYEGPQIEERWLGPAAPSVGDSPISGFTALTLQSFSGLFIITGCISALMLLITIVRLAYAKYKRSKGSELQNADGYAGSVCLGESVELQNDRGDGSVPDQHLHEIRDNNYQDSKEGNGSAANIEAGPMQNGMYNGPVPADCVRIEMGSTGQGVGISVWAFDLEQ